One genomic window of Conger conger chromosome 7, fConCon1.1, whole genome shotgun sequence includes the following:
- the LOC133133963 gene encoding E3 ubiquitin-protein ligase TRIM35-like — protein sequence MASASSLLEEEPSCPVCSEIFRDPVVLRCSHSFCKACLQHWWREKGSQECPVCRRRSSEDEPPCNLSLRNTCEAFLKERSQRPEAGSEVLCSLHSEKLKLFCLDDYERLCVDCLTGSHRNHNVCPMEEAVLKSKKKIRTALAPLQKKLEAFNAVKLICDQTAEHIKSQAQHTERQIKMEFEKLQKFLKDEEAARITALREEEEQKSQMMKKKIEKITEQIASLSEQIRAIEQELGAEDVSFLQIYKDEQNRAQCTLGDPEKVSGVLIDVAKHLGNLKYRVWEKMLGTVQYTPVTLDPNTAHPKLSLSEDLTSVRCSGERQQVPDNPERFHTGCCVLGSEGFSSGRHCWDVEVGDNEYWAVGVVKESFSRKGDVDPSPAVGVWGIEQYRSGKYTAMTSPPTVLTVQRKLQRVRVQLDWDRGEVSFSDRSDNTPLYTFKHSFTERLFPFFGPSPHRMQICPLFL from the exons ATGGCATCTGCatcttctctcctggaagaggagccctcctgtcctgtgtgctctgaaatcttcagggatcctgttgtcctgagatgcagtcacagcttctgtaaggcctgtctgcagcattggtggagagagaagggatctcaggagtgcccagtttgcaggagaagatcttctGAGGATGAACCTCCCTGTAACCTGTCTCTGAGGAATACCTGTGAGgcgttcttaaaggagagaagtcagagacctgaagcaggatctgaagtgctctgcagtctgcacagtgagaaactcaaactcttctgtcTGGATGATTATGAACGCCTTTGTGTCGACTGTTTAACTGGATCACACAGAAATCACAACGTATGTCCAATGGAGGAGGCTGTGCTGAAATctaaa aaGAAAAtcaggactgcactggctccactgcagaagaagctagaagcctttaatgcagtgaaactaatctgtgatcaaacagcagagcacatcaag agccaggcccagcacacagaaagacagataaagatggagtttgagaaacttcagaAGTTCCTAAAggatgaagaggcagccaggatcactgcactgagggaggaagaggagcagaagagtcagatgatgaagaagaagattGAGAAGATCACAGAACAGATAGcatccctttcagaacaaatcagagccatagaacaggagctgggagctgaagatgtctcattcctgcag ATCTACAAGGACGAACAAAACAG agcccagtgcacactgggggatccagagaaggtctcaggagtgctgattgatgtggccaagcacctgggcaatctgaagtacagagtgtgggagaagatgctggggactgttcaataca ctcctgtgactctggacccaaacacagcacatcccaaactctccctgtctgaggatctgaccagtgtgagatGCAGTGGTGAGAGACAACAGGTTCCTGATAATCCCGAGAGATTTCATACAGGGTGCTGTGTGCTaggctctgagggattcagctcagggagacactgctgggatgtagaagtgggggATAATGAGTACTGGGCggtgggtgtggttaaagagtccTTCAGCAGGAAAGGGGATGTGGATCCGAGCCCAGCAGTAGGAGTGTGGGGTATTGAGCAGTACAGGAGTGGGAAATACACAGCCATGACCTCCCCACCTACAGtcctcactgtgcagaggaaactccagagggtcagagtgcagctggactgggacaggggggaggtgtcattctctgaccgcagtgacaacactcctctctacacttttaaacactccttcactgagagactgtttccattCTTTGGTCCGTCTCCTCACAGGATGCAGATCTGTCCACTGTTTCTGTGA
- the LOC133133964 gene encoding E3 ubiquitin-protein ligase TRIM35-like produces the protein MASASSLLEEEPSCPVCSEIFRDPVVLSCSHSFCKACLQHWWREKGSQECPVCRRRSSMDLPTSNLSLRNTCEAFLKERSQRAEAGSEVLCSLHSEKLKLFCLEDEIPVCVVCQTSEQHKNHKLRPVQEAAGKYKEKLRTALAPLQEKLKAFNTVKLICDQTAEHIKSQAQHTERQIKMEFEKLQQFLKDEEAARITALREEEEQKSQMMKKKIEKMTEEISSLSEQIGAIEQELGAEDVSFLQVSPECYCRAQCTLGDPEKVSGALIDVAKHLGNLKYRVWEKMLETVQYTPVTLDPNTAHPKLSLSEDLTSVRCSGERQQVPDNPERFHTGCCVLGSEGFSSGRHCWDVEVGDNEYWAVGVVKESFSRKGDVDPSPAGGVWGIELYRSGKYTAMTSPRTLLTVQRKLQKVRVQLDWDRGEVSFSDRSDNTPLYTFKHSFTERLFPFFGPSPHRMQICPLFL, from the exons ATGGCGTCTGCTTcctctctcctggaagaggagccctcctgtcctgtgtgctctgaaatcttcagggatcctgttgtcctgagttgcagtcacagcttctgtaaggcctgtctgcagcattggtggagagagaagggatctcaggagtgcccagtttgcaggagaagatcttctATGGATCTTCCTACCAGTAACCTGTCTCTGAGGAATACGTGTGAGgcgttcttaaaggagagaagtcagagagctgaagcaggatctgaagtgctctgcagtctgcacagtgagaaactcaaactcttctgtttggagGATGAAATACCCGTCTGTGTTGTCTGTCAAACTTCAGAACAACATAAAAACCACAAACTACGACCAGTTCAAGAGGCTGCAGGAAAGTACAAG gagaaactcaggactgcactggctccactgcaggagaagctaaAAGCCTTTAATACAGTGAAACTAATatgtgatcaaacagcagagcacatcaag agccaggcccagcacacagagagacagataaagatggagtttgagaaacttcagcagttcctaaaggatgaagaggcagccaggatcactgcactgagagaggaagaggagcagaagagtcagatgatgaagaagaagattgagaagatgacagaagagatatcatccctttcagaacaaaTCGGAGCcatagaacaggagctgggagctgaagacgtctcattcctgcaggtaag tcctgaatgttattgcagagcccagtgcacactgggggatccagagaaggtctcaggagcgctgattgatgtggccaagcatctgggcaatctgaagtacagagtgtgggagaagatgctggagactgttcaataca ctcctgtgactctggacccaaacacagcacatcccaaactctccctgtctgaggatctgaccagtgtgagatGCAGTGGTGAGAGACAACAGGTTCCTGACAATCCAGAGAGATTTCATACAGGGTGCTGTGTGCTaggctctgagggattcagctcagggagacactgctgggatgtagaagtgggggATAATGAGTACTGGGCggtgggtgtggttaaagagtccTTCAGCAGGAAAGGGGATGTGGATCCGAGCccagcaggaggagtgtggggtaTAGAGCTGTACAGGAGTGGGAAATACACAGCCATGACCTCCCCACGTACACTACTCACTGTGCAGAGGAAACTCCAGaaggtcagagtgcagctggactgggacaggggggaggtgtcattctctgaccgcagtgacaacactcctctctacacttttaaacactccttcactgagagactgtttccattCTTTGGTCCGTCTCCTCACAGGATGCAGATCTGTCCACTGTTTCTGTGA